In Sphaerospermopsis torques-reginae ITEP-024, the genomic window ACGTGCGCTTTGCGGGAGTCACCATAAATAGATTCTTGCAGTGTCTCACCAGTGGCGGTTTTTACCTCAATTTCTGCCACACCACGGTCTTGAGTCCAGTTAACTTTCCCTTCCCAAAGAGGTTTTGGTGCTTCTTGGGGAAGAGTTGTATCTGTAATGTCATACAGACAACTTTTTTGGCTACTAGATCCGGCATTTAAGACTAGAATCTTCATAGGATAATGGGAAACATAACCTGGTCTGATGCTGTCATGATTTTACAATTGCTTTTGCAAGTTTGCCACCGAGTAGATGAAATTAGTGTTTGAAAATAAGCACATTTGAGAAATTTAGGAGTCAGTAGGGGTAGATGATGAAATAGTGATTTTTGGGGAGCATCTTAAATGTGTAAATTTTATATGATTGAACCGCAAAGGGCGCAAAGATCACAAAGGTAAGAGAATTTAAGAGATTTTTTAGTTTTTCGGCGGTTATTTTTCCTATCTAGGAATAAGATCCCCAAGATTCGGGGATCTGAAGTTTTACAATTCTAGTTTTTCTCCGCGAATAGAATAATCTAATAATTCCATCGGGTGCATTAAAGAAATTTTCTTACCTTGCAAATATTTACTAATTTGTAAACTACAACCAGGGTTAGGAGAAGCAATTAAATCAGCACCAGTATTGATTAAATTCTGGGCTTTTTGTTCACCTAATTCTTCAGCAACTTCTGGTTGCAGCATATTATAAATACCTGCACTACCACAACACAAAGCTGCATCTATGGGTTCTTTTAAGGTGACTCCGGGAATTTTTCTTAATAACTGACGGGGTTGGACACTAATTTTTTGACCATGTAATAAATGACAAGCATCTTGATAAACTAAAGTTAAAGGTTTATCTGTTAAAGGTGAAAGTTGAGCAGTTAAACCCACATTTGCTAAAAATTCCTGTGCATCTTTTACTTTTGCTGCAAATGCTTTAGCTCTTTGGGCATATTCTGGATCATCAGCTAAAATGTGACCATATTCTTTTAAAGTATGACCACAACCAGCAGCATTAATAATCACAAAATCGACATTTTTATCAGCAAAACTATCAATCATTTGTCTTGCTAAAGCTTTCGCTTGTTCAGTTTGTCCTTGATGTTCAGGAAGTGCAGCACAACAACCTTGAGATTTAGGAATTACAACTTCACAACCATTCGCAGTTAAAACCCTCACTGTTGCTTCATTTACCGGAGAGAAAAACAAACGTTGCACACATCCCAAAATTACACCAACACGATATCTTTTTTCACCCTTTGCAGGAATGATATCGGGTAAATTATTTTGAAAAGACTTAACAGTAATTTCCGGTAAAATAGACTCCATAGCAGCTAACCGGGGAGAGATTTTTTTCATTAACCCAGTAGCGCGTAATAACTGAGAAACCCCCAACTTTTGATAAACAAATAAAGGGAAAAGTAAAATTCTTAAAACATCAGGATTAGGAAACAGAGAAAAAATCAATTGACGGATTAACTTATCAGAGAAACTGCGGTTATAATTTCTTTCCACCTGATGACGAGTTGCGGAAATCAACTTATCATACTGCACACCAGAAGGACAAGTTGACACACAAGCAAGACAACCCAAACAAGAATCAAAATGTTGAACAGTAGCAGTATTTAAAGCAATTTCTCCCTCATTAATAGCATCCATCAAATAGATTCTACCCCTCGGTGAATCCATTTCTTTTCCTATCACCCGATAACTAGGACAAGTAGAAAGACAAAACCCACAATGAACACAACTATCAATCAACTTAGGATCAGGAGGATGACTGGGATCAAAACCCTGTAAATTCTTAACACTAACAGTCTTATTCACCGAACTTTCCGAAACTTGCATGACTCTTTCTTCCCCTCTTTCTTCGTGTTCTTCGTGTCTTCGTGGTTCGTTATTCTTAAACCTTAAATCCCACCAACAAACCGACCAGGACTTAAAATATAATTACCATCAAACTGTTCCTTAATGCGCCGCATCATATCCAAACCATTACCATTATAACCCCAGATATCCAACTTTTCTTTTATTTCAAAAGGTGCAGATAAAACACTTAAAAACCCAGAATTAGATTGACATAAATCACGCAATTTCAAAACCTGATTTTGATTTTCTAACCGCACCAAACCCAAACCGCTATTGAGATGAATCAACCCGAAATTAATTTGATTAATCACCTCCACCGCAGCAGTTGGTAATAATCCTATTTTGGCAGTAATTTCTGAATTATTACCATAATTATGTATTGTTTCTGGTAATTGTTGCCATAAATTAGCCTCATTTTCGGCTGAATAAATTGCCCCGTTTAAACCCAATTTTTGACCAATTGCCAAAAGTCTGTTAGACTGTTCCTGCACACTTTCGCTAATACTTTGAAACCGGACAATTAAACCAATTCCGCTACCTAAACTTAAATCAGAAACTAATTGACTGGATATTAAATCTGCTTGAGTTGGTGTTAACTCAGAACCTTGAATAATTGTAGCAGCTTGGGATATCGCTTCAGCTTTACCAGTTAATATTACCGTTCCCGATGTTTCTGGTAAAGGATAAACTCGAAAAGTGACTTGACTGATAATTCCCAATGTACCGTAAGCACCGGTAAACAATTTCATCAAATCGTAACCGGCAACATTTTTTACCACCCTTCCCCCAGCTTTGGCAATTTTTCCATCAGCGCGGATAAAAGTTATACCTAAAAGTTGGTCACGCACACCACCATAGCGTTGACGCAGAGAACCTGTATCAGCAGTAGCGACAATACCACCAATGGTAGCGGAAGCGGGAAAAGCAGGATCAAGGGCTAAATTTTGCCGAGATTGGGCTAAAATTTCTTGAATTTCGCCAAATTTCATTCCTGCTTCTACGGTGACAGTTAGATCACCTACCGCGTGTTCTATGAGTCTGTTAATACGTTCTGTACTGATGACAATATCAATATTTTTACTTAAACTGCCCCAATGAAGTTTACTTGCACTACCGCAGGGAAGAACAGACCATTTATTGCTGTTTGCAGCGGACATGACTGCGGCCAGTTGTTCTTGAGTGTGGGGATAAACGATACAACTGGGATGGGTTTTGGGGTTTATCGCTGCTTGGATGCGTTGTTGCTGACTGGGTGCGAGATTTTCCCAAGGGAAGACAGCGTTTTCTGTGTTGATAATAGATGCTATGGTAGAGGCGATCGCATTCATTGGTTTGTTTTCCTATCTTCCTTATTAATGTACTGGTTAATTTAACAAAAATCATACACCAGAGGAAAATTAGTAACTTAATTTTTAGGAATTTTTGATTTTGTGCAAATACCCAACTGATCAATTGATAATTGAGAATTGACAATTGATAATTGTTTGATTCGGGAGCATCCCAAATGTGTAAGTTTATTTTTTGCTTGAAGTCAAGACGTGAAATGAACGAACCACGTTCTGCGAAGCAGTTCCCGAAGGGTAGGTACGAAGGACACAAAGGGAAGAAGGAAGAAGAGAGTTTTTGGTGTTGCTACGGTTATTTGTTAAAAATTGGGATGCTTCCTTTGATTCAAGGTTTAAAACCTGTCATTTTCAGGGTTAAAAATATGGATGAAAGGAAAAATTGGTTATTTGATAAGTTACAAAAAATTGTATTATATTTAATATCTAAGTGATGGTGATGGGAAATTTTTTGTGTCAACAGTAATGAAAGATTCGTTTCCGCGTCTTGTTTCTCTGGATGTATTTCGGGGAATTGCGATCGCCTCTATGATTTTAGTTAATAATCCCGGTAGTTGGGACTACATTTATCCACCGTTAGAACACGCAAAATGGCATGGTTGTACACCCACAGATTTAATTTTCCCTTTCTTTCTATTTATTGTTGGTGTAGCAATGCCTTTTTCTTTTGCTAAATATACATCAGAAAACACACCAGAAAATCGTCCCACTCGTCCAGTTTATTTGCGGATAATTCGCAGAGGTTTGGTGTTATTTGCTTTAGGTTTATTTTTAGCATTGTTTACTTTTTTTCTCGATTTTACTTTAACAGGAATACCCATTGATTTAGGTAAAATCAGAATTATGGGAGTGTTGCAGCGTATCAGTTTAGCTTATGTAATTGCTGCTTTTTTGGTTTTGCAACTTTCCCAACGTAGTTTATGGATATTTTCAGGAATATCGCTTTTAGGTTATTGGTGTGCAATGCAATTAATTCCTGTTCCTGGTTTTGGTGCAGGTAATTTATCTGCTGAAGGAAATTTTGCTGGTTATATTGATCGGATGATTTTAGGAAGTCAGCATCTTTATCAAGGTGGACCTTTTGATCCTGAAGGTTTATTTAGCACCATTCCCGCAGTGGTAACGGTTTTAATTGGTTATTTTACTGGTTCATGGTTGCAAAAACAGCAGGTGAAAAGTAGGACAAGTGTTAATTTAGTAATTTGGGGTTTGGGGTGTTTAATTATTGGTATACTTTGGGGTTTTGTCTTTCCGATTAATAAATCTTTGTGGACAAGTTCCTATGTATTTTATACTGTTGGTTGGGCTTTATTAGTATTAGCTTTGTGTTATGAATTGGTGGAAGTTCGGGGTTTAAAAAAATGGGGTTTTCCTTGGGAAGTGATGGGTTTAAATGCCATTTTTCTCTTTGTTGGTTCTGGGGTTGTGGGCAGAATTTTAGTGAAAACTTCTGTAGGTAGTGGAAAAGATGCCATCTCTACAAAAACCTGGATTTATGATAATTGGTTTAGTGCGTGGGCGGGAAATATGAATGGTTCTTTATTGTTTGCTATAACCAATCTTTTATTATGGTGGTTGGTGCTTTATTTTATGTATCGTCGGCGTTGGTTTCTGAAAATTTAGTTGTTGATGAGTTTGGCTATTAAATACTAAAAACATAAAAAAACCACATTTATAAAATGTGGTAAACAAACATCATAAATTCTGTCATTTAATCTAATTCAGGTTCAAAACCAAGCGCACGGAGTTGGGTAATTAATTTTTCTGTTTTTTGTCGTTCTTGTTCAGCTTTTTGCCGTTCCTGTTCAGCTTTCTGGCGTTCTTGTTCAGCTTTTTGGCGTTCTTCTTCCACAGGAGTTAACACCCAATTACCATCTTTATCATACCAACGTAACCAAGGCATATTCACATTTTTGTAACTGCCCTGCCAAACTCCCAAACCTAATTCTATGCTGGGTATCCAAAAACGGTTATTTGATAAAGTGACTTGAGTATAGCGATCGCCCTTTAACTCAAACATTTTAAATTCAGATTGATAACGATCAAATATTGCGTAATAGGGAACTCTTAAAATTTGCTCGTAAACTTCCCATTTAGTTGGGGGTTTTTCCACATCTCGTAAAGTTTGCCCTAAATCTTCTTTTTCTGTTCCTGGTGATAGTAACTCAACCACAACATAAGGATTTACAAATTCTTGCCAAATTACATAACTTAATCGTAAATCTCGTTCTTCATACAGAGAAGAAACACCAACAACCGCAAACCAATCTGGGCGTTTATGCCACAATGGATGACGACCATCATAATATAAATTCATATCACTAGCTGTAAATATTTGGTCACTAGGATAGTTAGGTGGACGAAATGTGTCTGCTAATAATTGTGGTTGTAGTAGATGAAATTGATCTGGCAAACCTTTCTCCTCCGGGTCTTCGCTAGGAAGATCATACATTGTTGGTAATGTTTCTTTAGGGGAAAGTGGTGGATCTGTTTGATACATTATTGGTAGTCCTAAAGATACAACTATTATTTCTATTATGTAGCAAGATGATTTAGTTTAGAGTGTGGGTTTAATACTGATCCAGTATTACCCCTACTTTTCCTGTGCTAGAGTCAAAACCTGTACATAAAGATGATCTGAAATTCTCATTCCCTGTGCTTGCATTTCATCTAAAACATCCTTAACACTATCCAACAAACCCCGACGTTTTGCTAACAGTAAAACCCCCACAGTCCCAATTAAAGGTAACTTTCGAGTCATAGCCACCTTCCTAGCAGCCCTTTCATCAATTAACAACTGAGAAGCATCTATTTCTTCCGCTAAAGCAATGGCTTCTGACTCTCCTAAATCTAACTTAAATGACTGCTGTAACTCCCTAACTAATTGCTGATTATTTACTGTTACAACCTCTAACCAAGATAAATCCTGAACGAGTTTTGCTGCTGGATGCGTACCTACCTGCAATTCATCAAATACACCTTGGGGAATCACAACTTTACCAAAAAGTTTTGGCAACAAATCAAGATGATCTACTTTTGCTAACTCGCTAATTGGCGTAGTATCAGAAACAATAATCATTTAATAATTCTGCTGATTTAAAATTAACTCTGCCTGTTCCACTTCTTGACGTAATTCCTCCAAATCCTGAGAATCATCAAAAAGAGAAATACCCCATTTTTTCATCATTTCTATTACCTGTAAACGAGAAACACCAAGAATTTTTCCTGCCCTACCACTGGTGATTTCTCCTGCCTCTAATAATGTCATCACATAACCCTCCTTGGCTTTTTGTAAAGCCTTTTCCCGAATCTCAGGCGCAAGCTGGATACTTTCTAACTGCTCATCTAAAATTGTTAAAGCCACTACCAAAATCTCCTAATTCTACATTTTTATTTTAATCTTTAAACCGCTTAACTTAATAATGTTTTTTCGGGGAAAGTGGTGGATCTGTTTGATACATTATTGGTAGTCCTAAAGATACAACTTTTATTTCTATTATGTAGCAAGATGATATGGTATTTGAAGATTAGTGGATATTTTCAGAAATTGTATTTTGTCAGAATCAGGATAACCAGGATTTGAGGATTGATGTAATTTAAGTTATACTTATCTATTTTAACATAAAAGTTTCACAGTTGTCATAATTGTGATATGCCAGAAGTCCGGTATCTGGGGAGAATATTAAATCACATCCTGTAAATCCTATCATCCTGAACATCCTGATTCAGACAAAAAACATTTACAGTAGAGGCAGAGACTCTAAAACCCGGATTTCTCACCAAGATCCTCAAACCCTTATAACATCTGGATTCTGGGTTTTCACACTGTGTCAAAAATTAGCCCTATGAAAAATGCCCGAAACCGCTTCTCTATAAGGATTCTATAGATTGCGATCGCATTGTTTGTGAGAAATGCGGGTAAAACCGCATTCCCAGTCTGGAGACTGGGAACGAAGAGCGAGGGGGTTAGACGTTCAATGGCTGTCTAGTATTCACCGGCTGATAATGTGCATTACTTTCCACTGGTGCAGGTTTAACAACTTCTTTCCCGGTAATTAATCTCGCGCCACGATTGCGGGTAAAATAATTCCAAACCCATTGAATCATGACCACTAATTTGTTATCAAATTCAATCAGGAAGTAGATGTGAATAAATAACCAGAAGAACCAAGCTAGGAAACCTTTAAGTTTGATAAACCCTAAGTCCACAACGGCGGCGTGTTGCCCAACCATTGCTAAACTGCCTCTATCCACATAGTTAAATTGAGGCATGGTTTCACCTTTAAGGCGTTTCTGTACCAGCTTTGCTACATATTCCCCTTCTTGCATGGCTACAGGCGCAACTCCAGGTAGGGGTTTTCCATTTTGATGGGAAAAATTCGCTAAGTCTCCCACTACAAAAATGTTAGGGTGTCCTTTAATACTGAGGTTTGGTTCAACCATCACACGCCCAGCGCGATCACACTCCGCCCCAGTCTTGTCCATCAATACTTTACCCATTGCAGAGGCTTTCACACCAGCCGCCCATAATACGGTTTTAGAAGCAATAGTTTTTACTTCGTCACCTTGCTTAATCGTAACAATATCATTTTCAATATTCGTTACCAGGGTTTTGGTTTGTACATCTACACCCAAAGCTTCTAAAGATGCTTGCGCTTCTTGGGATAATTCTGGTGCAAAGGGAGGGAGAACTCTATCCAAACCTTCTAACAATAAAACCTGGGTTTCTGAGGTGTCAATGTTGCGGAAGTCTTCTTTCAGGGTTTGGGTTGCTAATTCGGCGATCGCCCCTGCTAATTCTACCCCAGTTGGACCACCACCAACAATTACAAAAGTTAACAAAGCCCGACGTTTAGCAGGATCGGTTTCTTTCTCCGCCGCTTCAAACGCCATAAAAATTCGCCGGCGCATTTCAATGGCATCTTCTACAGTTTTCAAACCAGGTGCAAACTCTTCCCAGTTATCCTTACCAAAATAAGAATGCTTCGCGCCTGTAGCCACAATCAAAGTATCATAAGGTACGGCTTCATTACCCACCATCACTTTTTGTTCTGTGGTGTCAATATCATTCACCTCACCCAGCAACACAGTAGTATTTTTGCTCTTGCTGAGAACAGAACGCAAGGGAGAAGAAATATCCGCCGGAG contains:
- a CDS encoding UPF0175 family protein, whose product is MALTILDEQLESIQLAPEIREKALQKAKEGYVMTLLEAGEITSGRAGKILGVSRLQVIEMMKKWGISLFDDSQDLEELRQEVEQAELILNQQNY
- a CDS encoding DUF874 family protein, giving the protein MYQTDPPLSPKETLPTMYDLPSEDPEEKGLPDQFHLLQPQLLADTFRPPNYPSDQIFTASDMNLYYDGRHPLWHKRPDWFAVVGVSSLYEERDLRLSYVIWQEFVNPYVVVELLSPGTEKEDLGQTLRDVEKPPTKWEVYEQILRVPYYAIFDRYQSEFKMFELKGDRYTQVTLSNNRFWIPSIELGLGVWQGSYKNVNMPWLRWYDKDGNWVLTPVEEERQKAEQERQKAEQERQKAEQERQKTEKLITQLRALGFEPELD
- a CDS encoding acyltransferase family protein, producing the protein MKDSFPRLVSLDVFRGIAIASMILVNNPGSWDYIYPPLEHAKWHGCTPTDLIFPFFLFIVGVAMPFSFAKYTSENTPENRPTRPVYLRIIRRGLVLFALGLFLALFTFFLDFTLTGIPIDLGKIRIMGVLQRISLAYVIAAFLVLQLSQRSLWIFSGISLLGYWCAMQLIPVPGFGAGNLSAEGNFAGYIDRMILGSQHLYQGGPFDPEGLFSTIPAVVTVLIGYFTGSWLQKQQVKSRTSVNLVIWGLGCLIIGILWGFVFPINKSLWTSSYVFYTVGWALLVLALCYELVEVRGLKKWGFPWEVMGLNAIFLFVGSGVVGRILVKTSVGSGKDAISTKTWIYDNWFSAWAGNMNGSLLFAITNLLLWWLVLYFMYRRRWFLKI
- a CDS encoding FAD-binding oxidoreductase, which encodes MNAIASTIASIINTENAVFPWENLAPSQQQRIQAAINPKTHPSCIVYPHTQEQLAAVMSAANSNKWSVLPCGSASKLHWGSLSKNIDIVISTERINRLIEHAVGDLTVTVEAGMKFGEIQEILAQSRQNLALDPAFPASATIGGIVATADTGSLRQRYGGVRDQLLGITFIRADGKIAKAGGRVVKNVAGYDLMKLFTGAYGTLGIISQVTFRVYPLPETSGTVILTGKAEAISQAATIIQGSELTPTQADLISSQLVSDLSLGSGIGLIVRFQSISESVQEQSNRLLAIGQKLGLNGAIYSAENEANLWQQLPETIHNYGNNSEITAKIGLLPTAAVEVINQINFGLIHLNSGLGLVRLENQNQVLKLRDLCQSNSGFLSVLSAPFEIKEKLDIWGYNGNGLDMMRRIKEQFDGNYILSPGRFVGGI
- a CDS encoding NAD(P)/FAD-dependent oxidoreductase, giving the protein MVDLHDRKPPHQVVIVGGGFGGLYAAKALAKANVNVTLIDKRNFHLFQPLLYQVATGALSPADISSPLRSVLSKSKNTTVLLGEVNDIDTTEQKVMVGNEAVPYDTLIVATGAKHSYFGKDNWEEFAPGLKTVEDAIEMRRRIFMAFEAAEKETDPAKRRALLTFVIVGGGPTGVELAGAIAELATQTLKEDFRNIDTSETQVLLLEGLDRVLPPFAPELSQEAQASLEALGVDVQTKTLVTNIENDIVTIKQGDEVKTIASKTVLWAAGVKASAMGKVLMDKTGAECDRAGRVMVEPNLSIKGHPNIFVVGDLANFSHQNGKPLPGVAPVAMQEGEYVAKLVQKRLKGETMPQFNYVDRGSLAMVGQHAAVVDLGFIKLKGFLAWFFWLFIHIYFLIEFDNKLVVMIQWVWNYFTRNRGARLITGKEVVKPAPVESNAHYQPVNTRQPLNV
- a CDS encoding (Fe-S)-binding protein, producing the protein MQVSESSVNKTVSVKNLQGFDPSHPPDPKLIDSCVHCGFCLSTCPSYRVIGKEMDSPRGRIYLMDAINEGEIALNTATVQHFDSCLGCLACVSTCPSGVQYDKLISATRHQVERNYNRSFSDKLIRQLIFSLFPNPDVLRILLFPLFVYQKLGVSQLLRATGLMKKISPRLAAMESILPEITVKSFQNNLPDIIPAKGEKRYRVGVILGCVQRLFFSPVNEATVRVLTANGCEVVIPKSQGCCAALPEHQGQTEQAKALARQMIDSFADKNVDFVIINAAGCGHTLKEYGHILADDPEYAQRAKAFAAKVKDAQEFLANVGLTAQLSPLTDKPLTLVYQDACHLLHGQKISVQPRQLLRKIPGVTLKEPIDAALCCGSAGIYNMLQPEVAEELGEQKAQNLINTGADLIASPNPGCSLQISKYLQGKKISLMHPMELLDYSIRGEKLEL
- a CDS encoding DUF3368 domain-containing protein; this translates as MIIVSDTTPISELAKVDHLDLLPKLFGKVVIPQGVFDELQVGTHPAAKLVQDLSWLEVVTVNNQQLVRELQQSFKLDLGESEAIALAEEIDASQLLIDERAARKVAMTRKLPLIGTVGVLLLAKRRGLLDSVKDVLDEMQAQGMRISDHLYVQVLTLAQEK